The following proteins are co-located in the Labrys monachus genome:
- a CDS encoding FadR/GntR family transcriptional regulator translates to MAKTDEFPPIERNSIAEQVAKKLLEMIRTKNLRPGDMLPTERDLAAMMQVSRPSVREAVRGLQILGVLKIRQGYGIYVSSLDAAELLGPLQFLLTLNAENIDALYEIRFLIDPGVARLAAGRISDADIERLRQLVAAQQDLVFDPLSFRASDLRFHTLIMEATGNSFMVRTSSSLYLLGFEYRRIASETPGVLRQSLADHEAIVAALEQRDGEAAARAVERHLRNVHRSTVDAMEDDK, encoded by the coding sequence ATGGCGAAGACCGACGAATTTCCGCCCATCGAGCGAAATTCGATCGCCGAGCAGGTCGCCAAGAAGCTGCTGGAGATGATCCGCACCAAGAATCTCAGGCCGGGCGACATGCTGCCGACCGAGCGGGACCTCGCCGCGATGATGCAGGTCAGCCGGCCGAGCGTGCGCGAGGCGGTGCGCGGGCTGCAGATCCTCGGCGTGCTCAAGATCCGCCAGGGCTACGGCATCTATGTCTCCTCGCTGGATGCGGCGGAGCTGCTCGGGCCGCTCCAATTCCTCCTCACCCTCAACGCCGAGAACATCGACGCCCTCTACGAGATCCGCTTCCTGATCGACCCCGGCGTCGCCAGGCTGGCGGCCGGGCGCATATCCGATGCCGATATCGAGCGGCTCCGGCAGCTCGTGGCGGCGCAGCAGGACCTCGTCTTCGATCCGCTCAGCTTCCGCGCCTCGGACCTGCGGTTCCACACCCTCATCATGGAGGCGACCGGCAATTCCTTCATGGTGCGCACGTCGAGCTCGCTCTACCTGCTCGGCTTCGAATATCGCCGCATCGCCTCGGAGACGCCGGGAGTGCTGCGGCAGTCGCTCGCCGACCATGAAGCGATCGTCGCGGCGCTGGAGCAACGCGACGGCGAAGCCGCCGCCCGGGCGGTCGAACGGCATCTGCGCAATGTCCACCGCTCGACCGTCGACGCCATGGAGGACGACAAATGA
- a CDS encoding sugar ABC transporter ATP-binding protein encodes MATATPRLHMQGIGKSFGGVAVLSGVDLTVEAGEVVALLGSNGAGKSTLMKILTGVYGRDAGTIHVDGREVSFANPGQAVTAGIRLLPQEISVMPDMTVAENIFLGELPMKRRLGFPTVDDAAMRRRSRLLLEELGFGGIDVAAPVKRLSVAEQRIIEIARALAGEASVLVMDEPTAALTEQEALMIFRIIRRLKQKQVSVIYISHHLSEVFDISDRVAVLRDGRNAGLFATAQTTRDEVLTAMLGNTVGDLYVARQAAAPGEDVLTVNGLGVPGKLSDISFSIRAGEILGVFGLVGSGVEVLGRALFGVLGPLGAGTATLAGQPFRPASPREAKQAGAGFVAAERKKEGIIADLTVRENIVLPFQERYLRWGQVSRAAEDAQARHWIQGLGIRTRGPEQKIRTLSGGNQQKVCIARWLVDGVQLLILEEPTRGVDVGARREIYAELRDLAARGFAVFVLSSDVEEVAGLGDRSLVLDRGRIAGRFERGATTADLMAATSADPAFQQA; translated from the coding sequence TGGCGACGGCAACGCCCCGTCTGCACATGCAGGGCATCGGAAAGTCGTTCGGCGGCGTTGCCGTCCTCTCGGGCGTCGACCTCACGGTCGAGGCCGGCGAGGTCGTGGCGCTGCTCGGCTCGAACGGTGCCGGCAAGTCGACGCTGATGAAGATCCTCACCGGCGTCTACGGGCGCGATGCCGGCACGATCCATGTCGACGGGCGCGAGGTCTCCTTCGCCAATCCGGGCCAGGCGGTGACCGCCGGCATCCGCCTGCTGCCGCAGGAGATCTCGGTGATGCCGGACATGACCGTGGCCGAGAACATCTTCCTCGGCGAATTGCCGATGAAGCGCCGCCTGGGCTTTCCCACCGTGGACGACGCCGCCATGCGGCGGCGCTCGCGCCTGCTGCTCGAGGAGCTCGGCTTCGGCGGCATCGACGTCGCCGCGCCGGTCAAGCGCCTCTCCGTCGCCGAGCAGCGCATCATCGAGATCGCCCGCGCTCTGGCGGGGGAGGCCTCGGTGCTGGTCATGGACGAGCCGACGGCGGCGCTGACCGAGCAGGAGGCGCTGATGATCTTCCGCATCATCCGCCGCCTGAAGCAAAAGCAGGTCTCCGTCATCTATATCTCGCATCACCTCTCGGAAGTCTTCGACATCTCCGACCGCGTCGCCGTGCTCAGGGACGGGCGCAATGCCGGCCTGTTCGCGACGGCGCAGACCACGCGCGACGAGGTGCTCACCGCCATGCTCGGCAACACCGTCGGCGATCTCTACGTCGCCCGCCAGGCCGCCGCCCCCGGCGAGGACGTGCTGACGGTGAACGGCCTCGGCGTTCCCGGCAAGCTGTCCGACATTTCCTTCTCCATCCGCGCCGGCGAGATCCTCGGGGTGTTCGGCCTGGTCGGCTCCGGTGTGGAAGTGCTGGGCCGGGCGCTGTTCGGCGTGCTCGGGCCGCTCGGCGCCGGCACAGCGACGTTGGCGGGGCAGCCCTTCCGGCCGGCCTCGCCGCGGGAGGCCAAGCAGGCCGGCGCCGGCTTCGTCGCGGCCGAGCGCAAGAAGGAAGGCATCATCGCCGACCTCACGGTGCGCGAGAACATCGTGCTGCCCTTCCAGGAGCGCTATCTGCGCTGGGGCCAGGTCTCGCGCGCCGCCGAGGACGCCCAGGCGCGGCACTGGATCCAGGGCCTCGGCATCCGCACGCGCGGGCCCGAGCAGAAGATCCGCACCCTGTCCGGCGGCAACCAGCAGAAGGTGTGCATCGCCCGCTGGCTGGTCGACGGCGTGCAGCTGCTGATCCTCGAGGAGCCGACCCGCGGCGTCGACGTCGGCGCCCGCCGCGAGATCTATGCGGAGCTGCGCGACCTCGCCGCCCGCGGCTTCGCCGTCTTCGTGCTCTCGTCCGACGTCGAGGAGGTCGCCGGCCTCGGCGACCGCTCGCTGGTGCTCGACCGCGGCCGCATCGCCGGCCGCTTCGAGCGCGGCGCCACCACCGCCGACCTGATGGCCGCCACCAGCGCCGACCCCGCCTTCCAGCAAGCCTGA
- a CDS encoding sugar phosphate isomerase/epimerase family protein: MAMQLSLTAWSLRACTLAEAAGLSRVIGIGALDLGYFYGPALDRAQVLAAPEREAEAVRALGVDVPNFYHLFGTSLGDRNLAEPGNRERNEQDFAAVARFCRLAGIPTLFVLPGICNPGQGRGEALKQSAESLRRLLPLAQREDVQLTVEPHVHSFLESPQLVLDLLDAVPGLKLTLDYAHFVCLGWRQDEIDPLAPHAAHVHLRQARPGALQTKVHQGTINFEAQLATLKAAGYAGRLSLEFVHQDYMDTLHDDVLTETITLRDKVRAWQA, translated from the coding sequence ATGGCGATGCAATTGTCTCTCACCGCGTGGTCGCTGCGGGCCTGCACCCTGGCCGAGGCGGCCGGCCTGTCCAGGGTCATCGGCATCGGCGCGCTCGACCTCGGCTATTTCTACGGCCCCGCGCTCGATCGGGCGCAGGTGCTGGCGGCGCCGGAACGGGAGGCCGAGGCGGTGCGGGCCCTCGGCGTCGACGTGCCGAACTTCTACCATCTGTTCGGCACCTCGCTCGGCGACCGCAACCTCGCCGAACCCGGCAATCGCGAGCGGAACGAGCAGGATTTCGCCGCCGTCGCCCGCTTCTGCCGGCTGGCCGGCATCCCCACTCTGTTCGTACTGCCCGGCATCTGCAATCCCGGGCAGGGACGGGGCGAGGCGCTGAAGCAGTCGGCCGAGAGCCTGCGCCGCCTGCTGCCGCTGGCGCAGCGGGAGGACGTGCAGCTCACCGTCGAGCCGCATGTCCACTCCTTCCTCGAAAGCCCGCAGCTCGTCCTCGACCTGCTCGATGCGGTGCCCGGGCTGAAGCTCACCCTCGACTACGCCCATTTCGTCTGCCTCGGCTGGCGGCAGGACGAGATCGACCCGCTCGCGCCGCATGCCGCGCATGTCCATCTGCGCCAGGCCCGGCCCGGCGCGCTGCAGACGAAGGTCCACCAGGGCACCATCAATTTCGAGGCGCAGCTCGCCACGCTGAAGGCGGCCGGCTATGCCGGGCGGCTGTCGCTCGAATTTGTCCATCAGGACTACATGGACACGCTCCATGACGACGTCCTGACCGAAACCATCACGCTCAGAGACAAGGTGCGGGCATGGCAGGCTTGA
- a CDS encoding SDR family NAD(P)-dependent oxidoreductase: MTGLKEREIAVVVGGAGGIGSAIVRKLAADGFGVVCADRAPAPAADLVGTAEIDIADPVSVEAAMTGILDRHGRIDVLVNAAGIHLQKLVVDTEPGEWDRIQAVNARGPFLTCRAAAKPMMRARRGRIVNVTTRLGFGNPYSSAYMASKNALWGLTQCLAVELAGYGITVNAVAPGHVGPGTGMEKQFREKADKLGMSWEAFEAQVIKTIPVGRWCRPEDVAAAVSWVASPAASFVTGETINVTGGFVGYGMAPPLEARFTEGDAL, encoded by the coding sequence ATGACAGGCTTGAAGGAACGGGAGATCGCCGTGGTCGTCGGCGGGGCCGGCGGCATCGGCTCGGCGATCGTCCGCAAGCTCGCCGCCGACGGTTTCGGCGTGGTCTGCGCCGATCGCGCGCCGGCACCGGCGGCCGATCTCGTCGGCACGGCGGAGATCGACATCGCCGATCCCGTCTCGGTCGAGGCCGCGATGACGGGCATCCTCGACCGCCACGGGCGCATCGACGTGCTCGTCAACGCCGCCGGCATCCATCTCCAGAAGCTCGTCGTCGACACCGAGCCGGGGGAATGGGACCGCATCCAGGCGGTCAACGCCCGCGGCCCGTTCCTCACCTGCCGGGCGGCGGCGAAGCCGATGATGCGGGCGCGGCGCGGCCGCATCGTCAACGTCACGACGCGGCTCGGCTTCGGCAATCCCTATTCCTCCGCCTACATGGCCTCGAAGAACGCGCTCTGGGGCCTGACCCAGTGCCTCGCGGTCGAGCTCGCGGGCTACGGCATCACCGTCAACGCGGTGGCGCCGGGCCATGTCGGGCCGGGCACCGGCATGGAGAAGCAGTTCCGCGAGAAGGCCGACAAGCTCGGCATGAGCTGGGAGGCCTTCGAGGCGCAGGTGATCAAGACGATCCCGGTCGGCCGCTGGTGCCGGCCCGAGGATGTCGCCGCCGCCGTCTCCTGGGTCGCATCGCCGGCGGCCTCCTTCGTCACCGGCGAGACCATCAACGTCACCGGCGGCTTCGTCGGCTACGGCATGGCGCCGCCGCTGGAGGCGCGCTTCACCGAGGGAGACGCCCTATGA
- a CDS encoding Gfo/Idh/MocA family protein, giving the protein MIGKARIGVIGAGWWAAANHIPVLKANPDCEVVAVNRLGAAELEALRQRFDIPHAFEDWREMLDTVPLDGVVVASPHVLHHDHAAAALGKGCHVLVEKPLATAAADARDLVARARAAGREIVVPYGWNFKSWTDKARELVGKGEIGAVEHVVLQMASALEDLFAGQPMKETEGHMFRPPASTWADPKRAGGYGWGQLVHALGLLFRIADLEPARVFAATGTSPAGVDYYDAAVVRFANGATASLSGSATVPKHRGFQIDLRIFGSEGMLLLDIERERLEVRRRDGRDTVVALQPGDGAYACEEPLTTLVDLCLGRPVENRSPGLVGMRAVEVLDAMYRSAASGRMEDV; this is encoded by the coding sequence ATGATTGGGAAGGCGCGTATCGGCGTCATCGGTGCCGGCTGGTGGGCCGCCGCCAACCATATTCCCGTGCTGAAGGCCAATCCGGACTGCGAGGTCGTCGCCGTCAACCGCCTCGGCGCGGCGGAGCTCGAGGCCCTCCGGCAGCGCTTCGACATTCCCCACGCCTTCGAGGACTGGCGCGAGATGCTGGACACGGTGCCGCTCGACGGCGTCGTCGTCGCCTCGCCGCATGTCCTGCATCACGACCACGCGGCCGCCGCCCTCGGCAAGGGCTGCCATGTCCTCGTCGAGAAGCCGCTGGCGACCGCCGCCGCCGATGCGCGCGACCTGGTGGCTCGCGCGCGGGCGGCGGGCCGCGAGATCGTCGTGCCCTATGGCTGGAACTTCAAGTCGTGGACGGACAAGGCGCGCGAGCTCGTCGGCAAGGGCGAGATCGGCGCGGTCGAGCATGTCGTGCTGCAGATGGCCTCGGCCCTGGAGGACCTCTTCGCCGGCCAGCCGATGAAGGAGACGGAGGGGCACATGTTCCGGCCGCCGGCCTCGACCTGGGCCGATCCCAAGCGCGCCGGCGGCTATGGCTGGGGCCAGCTCGTGCATGCGCTCGGCCTGCTGTTCCGCATCGCCGACCTCGAGCCGGCGCGGGTGTTCGCCGCCACCGGCACCTCGCCGGCGGGGGTCGACTATTACGACGCGGCGGTGGTGCGCTTCGCCAACGGGGCGACAGCCTCGCTGTCCGGCTCGGCGACCGTGCCCAAGCATCGCGGCTTCCAGATCGATCTGAGGATCTTCGGGTCCGAGGGCATGCTGCTGCTCGACATCGAGCGCGAGCGGCTGGAGGTGCGCCGCCGCGACGGGCGCGACACCGTGGTGGCGCTGCAGCCGGGCGACGGCGCCTATGCCTGCGAGGAGCCGCTGACGACATTGGTCGACCTCTGCCTCGGCCGCCCGGTCGAGAATCGCTCGCCGGGCCTCGTCGGCATGCGGGCGGTGGAGGTGCTCGACGCGATGTACCGTTCCGCGGCGTCCGGCCGGATGGAGGATGTGTGA
- a CDS encoding ABC transporter permease — protein sequence MPQAASPKAFASVLGKPWSGVAVLFVFYLVLIAVFSMLSPFFFSVRNMLSIGSNVAFMGLMAATGTPLIVAGGLDLSVAAIAGLTGVVIALLYSHGFDIWAAAAVSVLVAAAIGTLNGVLTTRLRMNPLIVTLGMMSIVSGIALVLTGGLTRPLMVGGFNWIGSGRLFGLPVPLILMVATFLVLWLVLTRTKFGRFVYASGGNPEASRLIGIPVERTVVTLYIVSAVSGACAGIILAAMLGAAGPNAASQHLLTVIAAIILGGTSLQGGRGSVWGTLLAVLILGTLANGLTLLDVSSFWQDVTRGAVLLLAVGLDQIRTHAMGD from the coding sequence ATGCCGCAAGCAGCCAGCCCCAAAGCCTTCGCGTCCGTGCTTGGAAAGCCGTGGTCCGGCGTCGCCGTGCTCTTCGTCTTCTATCTCGTGCTGATCGCCGTGTTCTCGATGCTGTCGCCCTTCTTCTTCAGCGTGCGGAACATGCTGTCGATCGGTTCCAACGTCGCCTTCATGGGGCTGATGGCGGCCACCGGCACGCCGCTGATCGTCGCCGGCGGGCTCGACCTCTCCGTCGCCGCCATCGCCGGGCTGACCGGGGTCGTCATCGCGCTGCTCTATTCGCACGGCTTCGACATCTGGGCCGCCGCCGCGGTGTCGGTGCTGGTGGCGGCGGCGATCGGCACCCTCAACGGCGTGCTCACCACGCGCCTGCGCATGAATCCGCTCATCGTCACGCTCGGCATGATGTCGATCGTCTCCGGCATCGCTCTGGTGCTGACCGGCGGGCTGACGCGCCCGCTGATGGTCGGCGGCTTCAACTGGATCGGCAGCGGCCGGCTCTTCGGCCTTCCCGTGCCGCTGATCCTGATGGTCGCCACCTTCCTGGTGCTGTGGCTGGTCCTCACCCGCACGAAATTCGGCCGCTTCGTCTATGCCTCCGGCGGCAATCCCGAGGCCTCGCGCCTGATCGGCATTCCCGTCGAGCGCACGGTGGTGACGCTCTACATCGTCTCCGCGGTCTCCGGCGCCTGCGCCGGCATCATCCTCGCCGCCATGCTCGGCGCCGCCGGTCCCAACGCCGCCTCCCAGCATCTTCTCACCGTGATCGCCGCCATCATCCTCGGCGGCACCTCGCTCCAGGGCGGGCGCGGCAGCGTCTGGGGCACGCTGCTCGCCGTGCTCATCCTCGGCACCCTCGCCAACGGGCTGACGCTGCTCGACGTGTCGAGCTTCTGGCAGGACGTCACCCGCGGCGCCGTGCTGCTGCTGGCGGTCGGCCTCGACCAGATCAGAACCCATGCGATGGGGGACTGA